One genomic window of Arthrobacter caoxuetaonis includes the following:
- a CDS encoding MetQ/NlpA family ABC transporter substrate-binding protein, giving the protein MRKAFSLVATGVAAALALTACGGSDASSSAVESLDPANPVTLTVGASPQPHAVILEYVAQNLAADAGLELEVVPFDDYVTPNISLDDGSIDVNYFQHLSYLEAQTESQGYDFEHGEGVHIEPYAVFSDKHQDISGVEDGARVAITNDPSNQARALLLLEEAGLLKDVGDDASVISLTDEQNPKNLDFVENQAELLVNDLSDPTVDLAIINGNYILDAGLKTEDALLVESVENNPYANLLAWKAGSKDARIDKLEELLHSPEVKTFIEEKWPNGDVTPAF; this is encoded by the coding sequence ATGCGGAAAGCATTCTCACTCGTGGCCACTGGCGTGGCCGCGGCTCTGGCGCTGACGGCTTGCGGAGGCTCAGACGCCTCCTCCAGCGCTGTGGAGAGCCTCGATCCCGCCAACCCGGTCACACTGACTGTGGGCGCCAGCCCGCAGCCGCATGCCGTCATCCTGGAATACGTCGCGCAGAACCTCGCGGCAGACGCCGGACTGGAACTGGAAGTCGTCCCGTTCGATGACTACGTCACCCCGAACATCTCGCTTGACGACGGCTCGATCGACGTCAACTACTTCCAGCACCTCTCCTACCTGGAGGCGCAGACCGAGAGCCAGGGTTACGACTTTGAGCACGGCGAAGGCGTGCACATTGAGCCGTACGCCGTCTTCAGCGACAAGCACCAGGACATTTCCGGCGTCGAAGACGGAGCCCGGGTGGCGATCACCAATGACCCGTCCAACCAGGCCCGTGCCCTGCTCCTGCTGGAAGAAGCCGGCCTGCTCAAGGACGTGGGAGATGACGCTTCCGTCATCTCCCTGACGGATGAGCAGAATCCGAAGAACCTGGACTTCGTGGAGAACCAGGCTGAGCTGCTGGTCAATGACCTCTCCGATCCCACCGTGGACCTGGCCATCATCAACGGCAACTACATCCTCGATGCCGGGCTCAAGACGGAAGACGCACTGCTGGTCGAGTCCGTGGAGAACAACCCGTACGCGAACCTGCTCGCCTGGAAGGCAGGCAGCAAGGACGCACGCATCGACAAGCTCGAAGAGCTGCTGCACTCCCCCGAGGTGAAGACCTTCATCGAGGAGAAGTGGCCGAACGGTGACGTGACTCCCGCCTTCTAG
- a CDS encoding ABC transporter ATP-binding protein, translating to MPPVIETHALTKRYGSRTAVSSLELTVEPGCVFGLIGPNGSGKTTTLRMLLDIIRPTSGQVHVLGISPRAGGAALRRRIGYVPGDFRISGRGRGRTLLEHFAQVSAPVAAGRVEALAQRLGLDLSRPVRSLSKGNRQKLGLVQAFMHDPELLVLDEPTSGLDPLVQREFLQMVAEARAAGRSVLLSSHVLSEIQQSADQVAVLSRGKVVAQGDVASLRLNRLRHVRASVVPARDTGPGLGDELAAAGLQGTVIRQDGTIHVQGTVEGGMDAVIKVLARHRVLDLAVEEPDLEESVLRLYGEPAAADPGQGRESG from the coding sequence ATGCCGCCCGTTATAGAGACGCATGCGCTGACCAAGCGCTACGGTTCCCGCACTGCGGTCTCTTCCCTTGAGCTGACGGTTGAGCCGGGATGCGTCTTTGGACTGATTGGCCCCAACGGTTCCGGGAAGACAACCACGCTGCGGATGCTGCTGGACATCATCCGGCCCACCTCCGGCCAGGTTCATGTGTTGGGGATTTCCCCGCGTGCCGGGGGTGCTGCGCTGCGCCGCCGGATCGGGTACGTTCCCGGTGACTTCCGGATCAGCGGCAGAGGCCGTGGCCGGACCCTGCTGGAGCACTTCGCGCAGGTCAGCGCCCCGGTTGCCGCTGGACGCGTGGAAGCACTCGCGCAGCGGCTTGGCCTTGACCTGTCCCGCCCGGTGCGTTCCCTGTCCAAGGGCAACCGGCAGAAGCTGGGACTGGTTCAGGCCTTTATGCATGACCCGGAACTGCTGGTCCTGGACGAGCCCACCAGCGGCCTGGATCCCCTGGTACAGCGCGAGTTCCTGCAGATGGTGGCTGAAGCCAGGGCCGCGGGACGCAGCGTACTTCTCAGCTCCCATGTACTGAGTGAAATCCAGCAGAGCGCAGATCAGGTCGCTGTCCTCTCCCGGGGCAAAGTGGTGGCGCAGGGGGATGTGGCGTCGCTGCGCCTGAACCGTCTTCGCCATGTGCGGGCCTCCGTTGTCCCTGCCCGGGACACCGGTCCGGGGCTGGGGGACGAACTCGCAGCCGCCGGTCTGCAGGGAACAGTAATCCGGCAGGACGGGACTATCCATGTCCAAGGCACGGTGGAAGGCGGCATGGACGCCGTCATCAAGGTGCTGGCACGGCACCGGGTACTGGACCTGGCGGTGGAGGAACCCGATCTGGAGGAATCCGTCCTGCGGCTCTACGGCGAACCTGCAGCTGCCGATCCGGGACAGGGAAGGGAATCAGGATGA
- a CDS encoding ABC transporter permease subunit, with protein MSRQRVSKRAPLPVFRRAVVDSWRSTFVWTLALAAVLLLYLPLYPSMNGADMRNLISSLPSELVNALGYEDILSGPGYVQATFFGLLGFVLSTAAAVSWGSSAIAGAEESGRLELILSHGVGRVQYALETALGIMVRLLWFALLTAVLVLALSSPAELGLEAANVAAVEFAWLGLGYLAGSIALAVGALTGRRSAALGTAAGVAAAGYVMNALANQNSELGWLRNFSPYSWAYRNDPLAEGFDLAGLGLIAAACVLFTALAVWALNRRDILG; from the coding sequence ATGAGCCGGCAGCGGGTTTCTAAACGAGCTCCGCTGCCGGTATTCCGCCGGGCGGTTGTGGACTCCTGGCGCTCCACGTTTGTTTGGACGCTGGCCCTGGCTGCGGTACTGCTGCTCTACCTTCCGCTTTATCCCTCCATGAACGGCGCAGATATGCGGAACCTGATCAGCTCCCTGCCGTCCGAGCTGGTGAACGCCCTTGGTTACGAGGACATTCTCTCCGGTCCGGGCTATGTCCAGGCCACGTTCTTCGGGCTGCTGGGGTTTGTCCTGAGCACCGCTGCCGCAGTGTCCTGGGGAAGCTCGGCAATTGCCGGAGCCGAAGAATCCGGACGCTTGGAGCTCATCCTTTCGCACGGGGTGGGCAGGGTTCAATACGCGCTGGAGACGGCGTTGGGAATCATGGTTCGCCTGCTCTGGTTCGCTCTTCTCACAGCGGTGCTGGTCCTGGCGCTGAGCTCTCCTGCGGAGCTTGGGCTGGAGGCTGCCAACGTTGCGGCCGTGGAGTTCGCGTGGCTCGGGCTGGGCTATCTGGCCGGCAGCATTGCGCTGGCGGTGGGTGCGCTCACCGGACGCCGGAGCGCGGCGCTCGGCACTGCGGCAGGCGTGGCTGCCGCCGGTTACGTAATGAATGCTTTGGCGAACCAGAATTCGGAGCTTGGGTGGCTGAGGAACTTCTCCCCCTATTCCTGGGCCTACCGGAATGATCCGCTGGCGGAGGGCTTCGACCTTGCCGGCCTGGGACTGATCGCGGCAGCGTGCGTTCTCTTCACGGCACTGGCGGTATGGGCGCTGAACCGCCGGGACATCCTGGGCTAG